TTGAGCATCTGGCGCTGGCGCTGCGCGCCGAAGAAGCACTGTCCGCGCTGCGCAAGCGCGACACGGCCGCCGCGCTGGTAGGCCCGCTGACCGCCGAGGACCGGTTAGACAACGATGAGCTGTCCGAAGAACGGGTGAGCCTGCTCGCTGATTATCGGCGCGCGGCCGAACGCGCGGACGAGGTGTTGTCGTCGCTACAGACGATGGCCGCTGAGGTGGGGGTAGAGGTGGCCGCCAAGCCGGACGAGCTGCAGCTGGCCGGCTTGGTGACGCAGCTGCTCGGTGAGCCTGACACTGAACGTCGGCGGCTGCATCAATTGGTCGCAACCCAAGGTGACTGGTTGTCGAGTCTCAACGATCCCAAGGCCGCCGAACCGATGTTCCTGCCAACCCAAAGTGTCGTCGCGGGAACATGTATGGGCTTTCTCTCCAATAGCAACATCCAGGAGATGCAGTTCGATCTATGCATCATCGACGAGGCCTCGCGTGCGACGGCGGCCGAGCTGCTCGTCCCGATGACGCGGTCGAAGCGCTGGGTGATGGTCGGCGATCCCAAACAATTGCCACCGATGATGGAAGAAGTGCTCGGGCGCGAACACAATGACCTCGTCGAAACCTATGACCTCGACCGGGTGTTCTTGTCGACCTCGCTATTCGACACTCTGCTCGCTGAAGTGCCCGAGCAGTGCCATGCCAGGTTGGTGACCCAGCATCGGATGGCGGCCCCGATCGGTGAGCTCATCTCGCACACGTTCTACGGTGGCAGCCTGATCCATGACCCTGTGGCAGTAGTGGCCGCCGAAACCATCGACGACGATGAACGCGTGGTCTGGTTCTCGACCAGCCACCGCAGCACCCGCCACGAGGAGACGCGTTTCGCGGGCGACTCCAGCCTGGCGAATACGCTTGAGGTCGAACAGGTCTGCCAGCTCGTC
This window of the Mycobacterium sp. 050128 genome carries:
- a CDS encoding AAA domain-containing protein → GSTDLFLVEGPPGTGKTSFICELVNQYLASRPQDKVLVVSQMHVAIDNAITRLFRSGVTEVVRLSSNDDRVDPEASHLLLSNKLQAWAQAIAERAAQGMAELAQREGVQVEHLALALRAEEALSALRKRDTAAALVGPLTAEDRLDNDELSEERVSLLADYRRAAERADEVLSSLQTMAAEVGVEVAAKPDELQLAGLVTQLLGEPDTERRRLHQLVATQGDWLSSLNDPKAAEPMFLPTQSVVAGTCMGFLSNSNIQEMQFDLCIIDEASRATAAELLVPMTRSKRWVMVGDPKQLPPMMEEVLGREHNDLVETYDLDRVFLSTSLFDTLLAEVPEQCHARLVTQHRMAAPIGELISHTFYGGSLIHDPVAVVAAETIDDDERVVWFSTSHRSTRHEETRFAGDSSLANTLEVEQVCQLVHRLNTGVSLGKYHRTDGGKLEILILSGYRKQCVEIERALRRGHRLDNVDVQIKTVDAVQGRESDVVIFSVTRSNLRGELGFLGEPYEGRMNVALSRAREILWIVGDAEFCQAQPGPLKKVLHHISTADNATVHTL